Proteins from a genomic interval of Fusarium oxysporum Fo47 chromosome I, complete sequence:
- a CDS encoding glycoside hydrolase superfamily encodes MKGGLAAAAVAAMATGAQAAYPHHRRAHEMFRRGGEVCVPTCTTIWTTYYGEPTLVPNPPSAPKPTKEAVTTHEAVKPKPTTVHEVPTYEAPKPVAPTTTKVVPVIPVPTPEEYKCPTPGTYTFPATTMTVTESTTVCVGETTKVPAGTHTMGGVTTIVETATTVTCPYAKETEHEGVVTSVIETTTYVCPSAGTYTIAPITKTCEEETVIVYPVPTSYAPGTYTAPEQVVTVTETDYVYVCPYSQSGVPATTKAPEAPKPQPPKETKPVYEAPKPQPEVTKQEQPTKPVYEVPSKVPETSKAPVYSVPETPASTKPVYEKPSEAPKPKAPKKPSSPGNLKGGNDHYGITYTPYVASTGKCKGADQVDKDIAALKQAGFQIIRSYSTDCDTLETVAPACKKHGIDMIVGVFVKASGCTYETPEIKAQVDAYAEWAQWDQVKLFTVGNEAIMNKFCSPQQLKELVTVVKEKCSGYTGPYTIAETLDIWEREDVQGAICDIVDVTGANIHPYFNPNTTPDMAGEFVAGQLEILRGICKGNDVINLECGWPSSGNCNGVACPGKSEQAKAIKSIRESCGDKTVFFSFEDDLWKEPGSCNCERSWGCASSFTGY; translated from the exons ATGAAGGGAGGActtgctgctgccgccgTTGCGGCCATGGCCACTGGTGCTCAGGCCGCTTACCCTCACCACCGCCGGGCTCATGAGATGTTCCGACGTGGTGGAGAGGTCTGCGTTCCTACCTGCACCACCATCTGGACTACCTACTATGGCGAGCCCACTC TTGTCCCCAACCCTCCTTCTGCCCCCAAGCCCACCAAGGAGGCTGTCACCACTCATGAGGCCgtcaagcccaagcccaccACCGTTCATGAGGTTCCTACCTATGAGGCTCCCAAGCCCGTTGCtcccaccaccaccaaggtCGTCCCGGTCATCCCCGTCCCGACTCCGGAGGAGTACAAGTGCCCTACTCCCGGCACTTACACTTTCCCTGCCACCACCATGACCGTGACTGAGTCCACCACCGTCTGCGTTGGCGAGACCACCAAGGTCCCAGCTGGAACCCACACCATGGGAGGTGTCACTACCATCGTTGAGACTGCAACCACCGTCACTTGCCCTTACGCCAAGGAGACCGAGCACGAGGGTGTCGTTACCAGTGTCATTGAGACCACCACCTATGTCTGCCCATCTGCTGGCACTTACACCATTGCTCCTATCACCAAGACCTGCGAGGAGGAGACCGTCATCGTCTACCCTGTCCCTACCAGCTACGCTCCTGGTACTTACACCGCTCCCGAGCAGGTTGTTACTGTCACCGAGACCGACTACGTCTACGTCTGCCCTTACTCTCAGTCTGGTGTTCCCGCCACCACCAAGGCTCCCGAGGCCCCCAAGCCCCAGCCTCCcaaggagaccaagcctgTCTACGAGGCTCCCAAGCCCCAGCCGGAGGTCACCAAGCAGGAGCAGCCTACCAAGCCTGTTTATGAGGTTCCCAGCAAGGTCCCCGAGACTTCCAAGGCGCCTGTTTACTCTGTCCCCGAGACTCCTGCTTCCACCAAGCCCGTCTATGAGAAGCCCTCCGAGgctcccaagcccaaggcccCCAAGAAGCCTTCCAGCCCCGGCAACCTGAAGGGTGGAAACGACCACTACGGTATTACCTACACCCCCTACGTCGCCTCTACCGGCAAATGCAAGGGTGCCGACCAGGTTGACAAGGACATTGCTGCCCTCAAGCAGGCTGGTTTCCAGATCATCCGATCTTACTCTACTGACTGCGATACCCTCGAGACTGTTGCTCCCGCCTGTAAGAAGCACGGCATTGACATGATCGTTGGTGTTTTCGTCAAGGCCTCTGGCTGCACTTACGAAACCCCCGAGATCAAGGCTCAGGTCGACGCCTACGCCGAGTGGGCTCAGTGGGATCAGGTCAAGCTCTTCACCGTTGGTAACGAGGCTATTATGAACAAGTTCTGTTCTCCCCAGCAGCTCAAGGAGCTCGTCACTGTCGTCAAGGAGAAGTGCTCTGGTTACACCGGTCCTTACACCATCGCCGAGACCCTCGACATCTGGGAGCGTGAGGATGTTCAGGGTGCTATCTGCGATATTGTTGATGTCACCGGTGCCAACATCCACCCTTACTTCAACCCCAACACCACCCCTGACATGGCTGGTGAGTTCGTCGCTGGTCAACTTGAGATCCTCCGTGGTATCTGCAAGGGCAACGATGTCATCAACCTGGAGTGTGGTTGGCCCTCAAGCGGTAACTGCAACGGTGTTGCCTGCCCTGGCAAGTCTGAGCAGGCCAAGGCTATCAAGTCCATCCGTGAGAGCTGTGGTGACAAGaccgtcttcttctccttcgaGGATGATCTCTGGAAGGAGCCTGGTTCTTGCAACTGTGAGCGAAGCTGGGGTTGCGCCTCTTCTTTCACTGGCTACTAA
- a CDS encoding quinon protein alcohol dehydrogenase-like superfamily has protein sequence MQKPSALPRLASTATNPPPATNTTASIADSSVNVVGALLRDEGLQPEHHQLADSLTTSDASYNSSNAHAHSQPHGGQQQYNSPLLPSTEESYNIPEFTADSPMTDAFPVEDNTISATKTPTFAIVTDGSSTAIATEFSDQNNYDQFSSNTYIETYNSESEPPEPESDPDQEHQDGIDLDLDTSTHPPFLDDYWTPPTYLDLDSDHIPPYHNVEYDIDMSDSEGGAPLDDAFDELEHFTDDQSILSEGENDESSPINNSTNYLSQAAFHPPTIVDNDLIMNPVPPPAPWGAVLTEDAATLEDNAPPLPAGLLGLPLLSNPNPTMLGSENLCLVDFLRHWAFHARSSSCPSASRVNAPCPEDIRRQANTHIRDVQYKDLHGDDYDIQGLDWASMNTTREYARQIRCATFRNYVNKQGSDRWSPHMADVAIPPTQNFMRFKRFLIRQDVYLAHFQLRSVLACPSRSQVYYPGRRGINRINTVTGKVELVLDNSHIHGLGALISALDANHGAMFAGTCNGEYYLKSLDSEDKRDFAEGVITSNMGGITNHVQIYQPRRSSGPVAAIASNDEGFRVLDLSTQQFLMQSRYRFPLNCSRISPDGRLRVMVGDDFKVLITDADTGEIQQELSGHRDYGFACDWSDDGWTVATGFQDKGVKVWDARRWCDARGVSTPLCTIRSDMAGVRNLRFSPVGSGERVLVAAEDADIVNIINAQTFGKKQTVDFFGEIGGVAFTNGGHELNVLASDRHRGGLLQLERCGRTAEPYFSSSWQRYLDADTDEWRYQADEITRRGECYRRVPVSRDALPTF, from the exons ATGCAGAAGCCGTCTGCTCTGCCTCGACTCGCTAGCACGGCC ACAAACCCCCCGCCGGCCACAAATACAACAGCCTCCATTGCCGATTCATCTGTGAACGTTGTTGGGGCTCTCTTGCGGGATGAGGGTCTCCAACCTGAGCATCATCAACTTGCGGACTCACTCACTACCAGCGACGCCTCTTATAATAGCTCCAACGCCCACGCTCATTCACAACCTCATGGTGGCCAGCAGCAATATAATTCACCTCTCCTACCCAGCACAGAGGAATCATACAACATCCCTGAATTCACGGCCGATTCGCCTATGACAGATGCGTTCCCCGTCGAAGACAATACCATCTCCGCTACCAAGACACCTACTTTCGCGATAGTGACTGACGGCTCTTCTACTGCAATCGCCACCGAGTTCTCAGACCAGAACAATTACGACCAATTCTCCTCTAACACCTACATCGAGACCTACAATTCCGAGTCTGAACCCCCGGAGCCCGAGTCCGACCCAGATCAAGAGCATCAGGACGGTATTGATCTTGATTTGGACACTTCCACCCACCCACCTTTCTTGGACGACTATTGGACACCTCCCACATATCTCGACCTGGACTCTGACCACATACCCCCTTACCACAACGTGGAGTATGATATTGATATGAGCGACAGCGAAGGTGGCGCTCCTCTCGACGACGCATTCGACGAACTTGAACACTTCACGGACGACCAATCTATTCTATCTGAGGGTGAAAATGATGAATCATCCCCTATCAATAACTCAACCAACTATCTTTCGCAAGCCGCCTTCCATCCGCCCACCATAGTTGACAACGACCTAATCATGAATCCTGTTCCGCCTCCTGCGCCATGGGGTGCTGTCTTGACCGAAGACGCAGCTACGTTGGAGGATAATGCGCCTCCTTTGCCGGCAGGGCTCCTGGGCCTGCCACTACTTAGCAACCCCAACCCGACTATGCTTGGGTCTGAAAATCTGTGCCTGGTTGACTTTTTGAGACACTGGGCATTCCATGCTCGTTCTTCCTCCTGTCCATCCGCCTCGCGGGTGAACGCACCCTGTCCAGAAGACATTCGCCGTCAAGCAAATACACACATCCGCGATGTTCAGTACAAGGACCTTCACGGCGATGACTATGACATACAAGGCTTGGATTGGGCATCTATGAACACTACCAGGGAGTATGCGCGGCAAATACGATGTGCCACTTTCAGGAATTATGTCAACAAGCAAGGTTCAGACAGATGGAGT CCTCACATGGCTGACGTAGCTATCCCCCCGACTCAAAACTTTATGAGATTCAAGAGATTCCTTATCCGCCAAGATGTCTACCTAGCTCATTTTCAACTACGGAGCGTCCTAGCATGCCCCTCAAGATCGCAGGTCTACTATCCTGGCAGGAGAGGAATCAACCGAATCAACACTGTCACAGGAAAGGTAGAGCTCGTACTTGACAACAGTCATATACATGGTCTGGGAGCTCTCATCTCTGCCCTTGATGCAAACCACGGAGCCATGTTTGCAGGAACTTGCAATGGCGAATACTATCTCAAAAGCCTGGATTCTGAAGACAAGAGAGACTTTGCAGAAGGTGTCATTACTTCAAATATGGGAGGTATCACCAATCATGTCCAGATCTACCAACCCCGGCGATCTTCGGGTCCTGTGGCTGCCATTGCCAGTAACGACGAGGGATTCCGCGTTCTAGACCTTTCTACACAGCAGTTCTTGATGCAGAGCAGGTATCGATTCCCACTCAACTGTTCGCGCATCTCACCTGACGGCCGCTTGAGAGTCATGGTCGGTGATGACTTCAAGGTACTTATTACCGACGCCGATACCGGCGAGATTCAACAGGAATTGTCCGGACACCGCGACTATGGTTTTGCCTGCGATTGGTCCGATGATGGTTGGACAGTAGCCACCGGTTTCCAGGACAAGGGCGTCAAGGTCTGGGATGCTCGCCGTTGGTGTGACGCGCGGGGTGTCAGTACACCTCTGTGCACTATCAGATCCGATATGGCTGGTGTGAGAAATCTGCGCTTCTCTCCAGTCGGTAGTGGCGAGAGAGTACTCGTTGCTGCCGAGGACGCTGACATTGTCAACATCATTAATGCTCAGACTTTTGGCAAGAAGCAGACAGTCGATTTCTTCGGTGAGATCGGCGGCGTTGCATTTACCAACGGCGGACATGAACTCAATGTCTTGGCGAGTGACCGTCATCGTGGCGGCCTTCTCCAGCTTGAACGATGTGGCCGTACCGCTGAGCCCTATTTCTCTAGTTCCTGGCAACGTTATCTCGATGCTGACACTGATGAATGGCGCTATCAAGCCGATGAGATTACACGCCGCGGTGAATGCTATCGTCGAGTTCCAGTTTCGAGGGATGCCTTGCCGACCTTCTAA
- a CDS encoding thioredoxin-like domain-containing protein gives MHHKKIACSFMAALAAYASAADSDVHQLTKDTFEEFVKSNDLVLAEFFAPWCGHCKALAPEYEEAATTLKEKNIKLAKIDCTEESDLCKDQGVEGYPTLKVFRGLENVTPYSGQRKAAGITSYMIKQSLPAVSILTKDTLEEFKTADKVVVVAYLNADDKSSNETFSKLAEGLRDTYLFGGVNDAAVAEAEGVKAPALVVYKSFDEGKNTFTEKFEEDAIASFITTSATPLIGEVGPETYAGYMSAGIPLAYIFSETPEERKELGDALKPIAEKFKGKINFATIDAKAFGAHAGNLNLKADKFPSFAIQEVVKNQKFPFDQEKEITHDNIAKFVEDFAAGKIEPSIKSEPIPETQEGPVTVVVAKSYNDIVLDDTKDVLIEFYAPWCGHCKALAPKYEDLASQFAASEFKDKVVIAKVDATLNDVPDEIQGFPTIKLYAAGAKDAPVTYQGSRTVEDLANFIKENGKYKAELPVKEEGTEEAAPAASEEKKEEKKDAKEEDVHDEL, from the exons ATGCACCACAAGAAGATCGCTTGCAGCTTCATGGCTGCTCTGGCTGCCTATGCCTCTGCTGCCGACTCAGATGTTCACCAGCTGACCAAGGACACCTTCGAGGAGTTCGTCAAGTCCAACGATCTCGTCCTTGCTGAGT TCTTTGCTCCCTGGTGCGGTCACTGCAAGGCCCTCGCCCCCGAGTATGAGGAGGCCGCTACAAccctcaaggagaagaacatcaagctcGCCAAGATTGACTGCACTGAGGAGTCCGACCTCTGCAAAGACCAGGGCGTCGAGGGTTACCCCACCCTCAAGGTCTTCCGTGGCCTTGAGAATGTCACTCCCTACTCTGGCCAGCGCAAGGCTGCTGG TATCACCTCCTACATGATCAAGCAGTCCCTCCCCGCTGTCTCCATTCTCACAAAGGACACCCTCGAGGAGTTCAAGACCGCCGACAAGGTTGTCGTCGTCGCTTACCTGAACGCCGACGATAAGAGCTCCAACGAGACCTTCTCCAAGCTCGCCGAGGGTCTCCGTGATACCTACCTCTTCGGTGGCGTCAACGACGCTGCTGTTGCCGAGGCTGAGGGCGTTAAGGCCCCCGCCCTGGTTGTATACAAGTCTTTCGATGAGGGCAAGAACACCTTCACCGAGAAGTTCGAGGAGGATGCCATTGCCTCTTTCATTACCACCTCTGCCACCCCTCTCATCGGTGAGGTTGGGCCTGAGACCTACGCCGGCTACATGTCCGCTGGCATTCCCCTCGCATACATCTTCTCGGAGACTCCTGAGGAGCGCAAGGAGCTTGGCGATGCCCTCAAGCCCATCGCTGAGAAGTTCAAGGGCAAGATCAACTTCGCCACAATTGACGCCAAGGCCTTCGGCGCTCACGCTGGTAACCTGAACCTCAAGGCTGACAAGTTCCCCTCATTCGCCATCCAGgaggttgtcaagaaccAGAAGTTCCCCTTCGaccaggagaaggagatcaCACAtgacaacatcgccaagTTCGTTGAGGACTTCGCCGCTGGCAAGATTGAGCCTAGCATCAAGTCTGAGCCCATTCCCGAGACCCAGGAGGGCCCCGTCACTGTTGTCGTTGCCAAGAGCTACAACGACATTGTCCTCGATGACACCAAGGATGTCCTGATTGAGTTCTACGCTCCTTGGTGCGGTCACTGCAAGGCTCTCGCCCCCAAGTACGAGGACCTTGCTTCTCAGTTCGCCGCTTCCGAGTTCAAGGACAAGGTTGTCATCGCCAAGGTTGACGCTACCCTCAACGATGTCCCCGACGAGATCCAGGGATTCCCCACCATCAAGCTCTACGCCGCTGGTGCTAAGGACGCTCCCGTCACCTACCAGGGCTCTCGCACCGTCGAGGACCtcgccaacttcatcaaggagAACGGCAAGTACAAGGCCGAGCTCCCCGTTAAGGAGGAGGGCACTGAGGAGGCCGCCCCCGCCGCTagtgaggagaagaaggaggagaagaaggatgccaaggaggaggatgtcCATGATGAGCTGTAA